Proteins encoded within one genomic window of Streptomyces sp. NBC_01314:
- a CDS encoding PucR family transcriptional regulator, translated as MDAGAAVGRAGAGAGVGRGPADHSPSEDFLDGFEQVLADAAPTGRRLTRDEIESRRALGARAAEAGHGWRSLVRAHLVAGRDNWPRAADPDSVLAVIEQAVDAFADGYERAQRLVVRKEEAARREFIDDLLHGRGDQGQLAARSERFGLRLSRAHAVAVAEGPEKYDETDPVPRQVAGELFARFENRRILFTTKDGRMVCIAPGDQDDVLTHFAKRSYAATGRAQVAIGRSRPGTVGIGHSYEEALNALDVAQRMGLDEPLLRAADLLVFPVLARDRQALVDLVSSTLGPLGQSRGGAQPLLDTLTAYFDTGCVAASTARRLSLSVRALTYRLARVHTLTGADPTDPADRYTLQTAVIGARLLDWPTRPLSPTETSP; from the coding sequence GTGGATGCCGGGGCTGCGGTCGGTCGGGCCGGGGCTGGGGCCGGGGTCGGGCGCGGTCCGGCCGACCACAGCCCGAGCGAGGACTTCCTCGACGGCTTCGAGCAGGTCCTCGCGGACGCCGCGCCCACCGGCCGTCGTCTGACGCGGGACGAGATCGAGTCGCGGCGTGCGCTCGGCGCGCGGGCGGCGGAGGCGGGGCACGGCTGGCGCTCACTGGTCAGGGCACATCTCGTGGCCGGCCGGGACAACTGGCCGCGGGCCGCCGACCCGGACAGCGTCCTCGCCGTCATCGAACAGGCCGTGGACGCCTTCGCCGACGGCTACGAGCGCGCCCAGCGGCTCGTGGTCCGCAAGGAGGAGGCCGCCCGCCGGGAGTTCATCGACGACCTCCTCCACGGCCGTGGCGACCAGGGCCAACTCGCCGCCCGCTCCGAGCGGTTCGGGCTGCGCCTGTCCCGCGCGCACGCGGTCGCCGTCGCCGAGGGGCCGGAGAAGTACGACGAGACCGACCCCGTACCCCGGCAGGTGGCGGGCGAACTGTTCGCCCGCTTCGAGAACCGCCGCATCCTGTTCACCACCAAGGACGGCCGGATGGTGTGCATCGCCCCCGGCGACCAGGACGACGTCCTCACCCACTTCGCCAAACGCTCCTACGCCGCCACCGGCCGGGCCCAGGTCGCCATCGGCCGCTCCCGGCCCGGCACGGTCGGCATCGGCCACAGCTACGAGGAGGCCCTGAACGCCCTGGACGTGGCCCAGCGCATGGGCCTCGACGAGCCGCTGCTGCGCGCCGCCGACCTGCTGGTCTTTCCCGTACTGGCCCGGGACCGGCAGGCCCTCGTCGACCTGGTGAGCAGCACGCTCGGCCCACTGGGACAGTCGCGCGGCGGGGCACAGCCCCTGCTCGACACCCTCACCGCGTACTTCGACACGGGTTGCGTGGCCGCCTCGACCGCCCGGCGGCTCTCCCTCAGCGTGCGCGCCCTCACCTACCGGCTGGCCCGAGTCCACACCCTCACCGGCGCCGACCCGACCGACCCCGCCGACCGCTACACCCTCCAGACCGCGGTCATCGGCGCCCGTCTCCTCGACTGGCCGACAAGACCCCTGAGTCCCACCGAGACGTCTCCCTAG
- a CDS encoding UvrD-helicase domain-containing protein yields the protein MPRLAFAQSFWDGYDTLEKPVRAGVRKAMAKFQAMSAAELNADKGLHLESVQNGRDPRMRTIRITDFWRGVVLAPDDGSDMFLLVNVMPHDDAYTWAAKRLYSANSATRALEVRNAVALDELTPLYETAARTAPRLLFADVSDGTLHELGIDDQVRRAARSLVDKAQLEAFSTLLPEDQLEVLQYLAEGFSPEEVYRDVVAVRRPADAPAEPVEDLATVITNTSARIRLVTGPRELEEMLAKPFAAWLVFLHPSQRRVAYRTSYGGPVQVTGGPGTGKTVAALHRVKHLLGRSEDGRILLTTYTNALAAGLREMLGLLLDEDEKLLARVDVTTVDACANGVVRAHSAAVPKPIGDREQRQLWEKAVRQLDLPFTAQFLAQEYRHVVLGQNLRDLDAYLGASRRGRGTGLGPARRREVWSGVERFEQLLRDRGETTHLLICARAAELLADAQAPYAHVVVDEAQDLHPAQWRVLRAAVSPGPDDLFVTGDPHQRIYDSRVSLGSLGIATVGRSFRLRVNYRSTEEILAWSARLLASVTVDALEGEGTDSLAGYRSLLHGSLPRMRGYTTRQEETEALVERVRTLLAEGLAPEEIGVCARFNLALDTAEEKLKAAGIPVLRGKGQVKQGSEGVRLATMHAMKGLEFRAVSVLGVAEGTVPFAREITPREADPLQHDADLLRERCLLFVACTRARETLSVTWSGTASPFLPPVV from the coding sequence ATGCCCCGGCTCGCCTTCGCCCAGAGCTTCTGGGACGGCTACGACACCTTGGAGAAGCCGGTCCGAGCCGGAGTGCGCAAGGCCATGGCGAAATTCCAGGCCATGAGCGCCGCCGAACTCAACGCGGACAAGGGACTGCACCTGGAGTCCGTCCAGAACGGCCGCGACCCGCGGATGCGCACCATTCGCATCACCGACTTCTGGCGCGGGGTCGTGCTCGCCCCGGACGACGGCAGCGACATGTTCCTCCTCGTCAATGTCATGCCGCACGACGATGCCTATACCTGGGCGGCGAAGCGTCTGTACAGCGCGAACTCCGCGACACGGGCCCTGGAGGTACGCAACGCCGTCGCCCTGGACGAGCTGACACCGCTGTACGAGACGGCCGCACGCACGGCTCCCCGGCTGCTGTTCGCGGACGTCTCCGACGGCACACTGCACGAACTCGGCATCGACGACCAGGTACGGCGCGCCGCGCGTTCACTGGTGGACAAGGCTCAACTGGAGGCTTTCTCCACTCTGCTGCCGGAGGACCAGCTGGAGGTGCTCCAGTACCTCGCCGAGGGCTTCAGCCCGGAAGAGGTCTACCGGGATGTCGTGGCGGTACGTCGCCCCGCCGACGCGCCCGCCGAACCGGTCGAGGACCTGGCCACGGTGATCACCAACACGTCCGCCCGCATCCGACTGGTCACCGGGCCACGGGAGTTGGAGGAGATGCTGGCGAAACCGTTCGCGGCCTGGCTCGTCTTCCTCCACCCCTCCCAGCGGCGCGTCGCCTACCGCACCTCGTACGGCGGTCCCGTCCAGGTCACCGGGGGACCCGGCACGGGCAAGACCGTGGCTGCCCTCCACCGGGTCAAGCATCTGCTCGGCCGCTCCGAGGACGGCCGCATCCTGCTCACCACGTACACGAACGCGCTCGCCGCCGGACTGCGCGAGATGCTCGGCCTGCTCCTCGACGAGGACGAGAAGCTGCTGGCGCGGGTCGATGTGACGACGGTCGACGCCTGCGCGAACGGCGTCGTGCGCGCGCACTCGGCGGCCGTGCCCAAACCGATCGGGGACCGGGAACAGCGGCAGTTGTGGGAGAAGGCGGTCAGGCAACTCGATCTGCCGTTCACCGCCCAGTTCCTGGCCCAGGAGTACCGGCACGTCGTTCTCGGCCAGAACCTCCGCGATCTCGACGCCTACCTCGGCGCGAGCCGCCGCGGCCGTGGCACCGGTCTCGGTCCCGCGCGCCGGCGGGAGGTGTGGAGCGGCGTGGAGCGGTTCGAACAGTTGCTGCGCGACCGCGGCGAGACCACACACCTGCTCATCTGCGCCCGCGCGGCTGAGCTCCTGGCCGACGCGCAGGCTCCGTACGCCCATGTCGTCGTCGACGAGGCACAGGACCTGCATCCCGCGCAGTGGCGGGTGCTGCGCGCCGCCGTCTCCCCCGGCCCCGACGACCTGTTCGTCACCGGCGACCCGCATCAGCGGATCTACGACTCCCGGGTGTCGCTGGGCTCGTTGGGCATCGCCACGGTCGGCCGCAGCTTCCGGTTGCGCGTCAACTACCGCTCCACGGAGGAGATCCTCGCCTGGTCGGCCCGGCTCCTCGCATCCGTCACCGTCGACGCGCTGGAGGGCGAGGGAACGGACTCGCTGGCCGGCTACCGCTCCCTGCTCCACGGCAGCCTCCCTCGGATGCGGGGCTACACCACCCGGCAGGAGGAGACCGAAGCGCTGGTGGAGCGGGTCCGAACCCTGCTCGCCGAGGGCCTCGCACCAGAGGAAATCGGTGTGTGCGCGCGCTTCAACCTCGCCCTGGACACGGCCGAGGAGAAACTGAAGGCCGCAGGCATCCCGGTACTACGGGGCAAAGGGCAGGTCAAGCAGGGATCCGAAGGGGTGCGGCTGGCGACCATGCACGCGATGAAGGGGCTGGAGTTCCGGGCGGTGTCCGTGCTCGGTGTCGCCGAGGGCACCGTCCCGTTCGCCCGTGAGATCACTCCGCGTGAGGCGGACCCGCTCCAGCACGATGCCGACCTGCTCCGTGAGCGCTGTCTGCTCTTCGTCGCCTGCACGCGCGCTCGCGAAACCCTGAGTGTCACGTGGAGCGGGACCGCAAGTCCCTTCCTTCCGCCCGTCGTCTGA
- a CDS encoding TIGR04141 family sporadically distributed protein, with translation MSKSAGPPYGALFSPSPSVALPSWADGESENTYNNRVADDRPNWLCLDTKNVANPLRPRDQVEICDLLMPDGTLILVKRAGGSGPLSHLFSQARVAVELLQESAQVRADFTAKVARLSGGARLLPTDYTPKRIVLAMLLKKRESLTPDSVFGFSQITIAQTSKALATRGVTVEVVGIPQVGADSLSPSSCDAGMHAAVPG, from the coding sequence ATGTCGAAGAGTGCCGGGCCGCCGTACGGGGCGCTGTTCTCACCTTCACCCTCCGTCGCCCTTCCCTCCTGGGCGGACGGTGAGTCGGAGAACACCTACAACAACAGGGTGGCTGACGACCGGCCCAACTGGCTCTGCCTCGACACCAAGAACGTCGCCAATCCTCTCCGGCCCAGGGACCAGGTCGAGATCTGCGATCTACTCATGCCTGACGGCACGCTGATCCTCGTCAAGCGCGCAGGCGGTTCCGGTCCGCTGAGTCACCTGTTCAGCCAGGCCAGGGTGGCGGTGGAACTGCTCCAGGAGTCCGCCCAGGTCCGCGCGGACTTCACCGCGAAGGTGGCCAGGCTGAGTGGCGGCGCGCGCCTGCTTCCGACTGACTACACGCCCAAGCGGATCGTCCTTGCGATGCTCCTCAAGAAGCGCGAGAGCCTGACCCCGGATTCCGTCTTCGGGTTCTCCCAGATCACCATCGCCCAGACCTCGAAGGCCCTGGCAACACGAGGAGTGACTGTCGAGGTCGTCGGCATCCCGCAAGTCGGCGCTGACTCACTTTCTCCATCCTCGTGCGACGCGGGAATGCATGCGGCGGTCCCTGGCTGA
- a CDS encoding cation:proton antiporter, which translates to MHNTTAMLIELGAIILALGLLGRLAGRVGFSPIPLYLLAGLAFGHGGILPLQASEEFVATGAEIGVILLLLLLGLEYSASELVTNLKTQYPSGAVDFVLNAAPGAAMALLLGWGPVAAVALAGVTWISSSGVIAKVLGDLRRLGNRETPVVLGVLVLEDLSMAVYLPILTALLAGVSLAGGALTLLIALGTVGAVLYVALRHGRLISRAVSSDNAEMLLLVVLGLTLVVAGVAQHLQVSAAVGAFLVGIALSGEVAEGASSILTPLRDLFAAVFFVFFGLHTDPAAIPPVLLPALALAAVTTLTKIATGYWAARRAGISAKGRWRAGGTLVARGEFSIVIAGLAVGVEPRVGPLATAYVLILVVLGPLTARWTEPLATRLTRRASTAPREAPTTRPDLNPEPTTEAVHANV; encoded by the coding sequence GTGCACAACACCACCGCCATGCTCATAGAACTCGGGGCGATCATTCTCGCCCTGGGTCTGCTGGGCCGCCTCGCCGGACGCGTGGGCTTCTCGCCCATACCTCTCTATCTGCTCGCCGGGCTCGCCTTCGGCCACGGCGGCATCCTTCCTCTGCAGGCCAGCGAGGAGTTCGTCGCCACCGGCGCAGAGATCGGCGTCATACTCCTGCTGCTCCTGCTCGGCCTGGAGTACAGCGCCTCCGAACTCGTCACCAACCTCAAGACCCAGTACCCCTCCGGCGCGGTCGACTTCGTCCTCAACGCCGCCCCCGGCGCCGCGATGGCGCTGCTGCTCGGCTGGGGCCCGGTCGCCGCCGTCGCCCTCGCCGGCGTCACCTGGATCTCCTCCTCCGGTGTCATCGCCAAGGTCCTCGGCGACCTGCGCCGCCTCGGCAACCGGGAGACCCCGGTCGTGTTGGGCGTCCTGGTCCTCGAAGACCTCTCCATGGCCGTCTACCTGCCGATCCTCACCGCCCTCCTCGCCGGGGTGAGCCTCGCGGGCGGCGCCCTCACCCTCCTGATCGCCCTGGGCACGGTGGGCGCCGTCCTCTACGTCGCCCTGCGCCACGGCCGGCTGATCAGCCGTGCCGTCTCCTCCGACAACGCCGAGATGCTCCTCCTGGTCGTCCTCGGCCTCACCCTCGTCGTCGCCGGGGTCGCCCAGCACCTCCAGGTGTCGGCCGCCGTGGGCGCGTTCCTGGTCGGCATCGCGCTGTCCGGTGAGGTCGCCGAGGGTGCCAGCAGCATCCTCACCCCGCTGCGGGACCTGTTCGCCGCGGTGTTCTTCGTCTTCTTCGGCCTGCACACCGACCCCGCCGCCATCCCGCCCGTCCTCCTCCCGGCCCTCGCGCTGGCCGCCGTCACCACCCTCACGAAGATCGCCACCGGCTACTGGGCGGCCCGGCGGGCCGGGATCTCCGCCAAGGGCCGCTGGCGGGCGGGCGGCACGCTGGTCGCCCGGGGCGAGTTCTCCATCGTCATCGCCGGCCTCGCCGTCGGCGTGGAGCCCCGCGTCGGCCCTCTCGCGACGGCGTACGTCCTCATCCTCGTCGTCCTCGGCCCCCTCACCGCCCGCTGGACCGAACCCCTCGCCACCCGGCTCACCCGCCGCGCGTCGACCGCGCCCCGGGAGGCGCCGACGACGCGGCCCGACCTGAACCCCGAGCCCACCACCGAGGCCGTGCACGCGAACGTCTGA
- a CDS encoding McrC family protein, which yields MTGFATVPATEVSLREYGPAVSVPLGAEAGQALAASGILQSATPDPRRNGHWLLRAGSRVGAVRMPEGPVVRIMPKTPVSRLFFLLGFSLDPARAWRDSREGTIDTGAYADVVPALAHAVERQMDGALRRGVLQGYRKVEESALVVRGRLREAEQIRRHFGRTPPVEIAYDAYTADTAENRILRAAAERLLRLPDVPGPVRRRLAHQRVRLADALPLIRGQELPRWQPSRLNSRYQPALRLAEAVLRGTSPEHRPAGAEPLAMDGFLLDMNKLFEDFVTVALREALREHGLTARLQDPHHLDIAGLVGMRPDLVVRTGDGRTPLAVVDAKYKVEKADGLLNADLYQALAYATVLGLREAHLVYAAGRQPVRFHEVRGTAAGPDGRGVRIHQHSLDLSREPEQLLTAFREIAGQLATGRKEGT from the coding sequence GTGACCGGGTTCGCGACCGTGCCCGCGACCGAGGTGTCGCTGCGCGAGTACGGGCCCGCCGTCTCAGTCCCCCTGGGCGCCGAAGCCGGACAGGCCCTCGCCGCCTCCGGCATCCTCCAGAGCGCGACCCCCGATCCACGCCGGAACGGGCACTGGCTGCTGCGGGCGGGCAGTCGGGTCGGCGCCGTGCGCATGCCTGAAGGTCCGGTCGTACGGATCATGCCCAAGACCCCGGTGAGCCGGCTGTTCTTCCTCCTCGGGTTCAGCCTCGACCCGGCCCGCGCCTGGCGTGACAGCCGGGAAGGCACCATCGACACCGGCGCGTACGCCGACGTCGTCCCCGCACTCGCCCACGCCGTGGAGCGGCAGATGGACGGGGCACTGCGGCGGGGGGTCCTCCAGGGCTACCGGAAAGTGGAGGAATCCGCGCTGGTCGTGCGCGGCAGACTGCGCGAGGCCGAGCAGATCCGGCGACACTTCGGCCGTACGCCGCCCGTGGAGATCGCCTACGACGCGTACACCGCCGACACCGCCGAGAACCGCATCCTGCGCGCCGCCGCCGAGCGGTTGCTGCGGCTGCCGGACGTTCCCGGTCCCGTCCGGCGGCGCCTCGCCCATCAGCGCGTACGTCTGGCCGACGCGCTGCCGCTGATACGAGGGCAGGAACTGCCGCGTTGGCAGCCGTCACGCCTCAACTCCCGCTACCAGCCCGCGCTGCGGCTCGCCGAAGCCGTCCTGCGCGGAACCTCGCCGGAGCACCGGCCGGCCGGGGCCGAGCCGCTCGCCATGGACGGCTTCCTGCTCGACATGAACAAGCTTTTCGAGGACTTCGTGACCGTCGCCCTGCGCGAGGCGCTCAGGGAGCACGGCCTGACCGCGCGCCTCCAGGACCCCCATCACCTCGACATCGCGGGTCTCGTGGGCATGCGTCCCGACCTGGTAGTCCGCACCGGTGACGGCCGTACTCCGCTCGCCGTCGTCGATGCCAAGTACAAGGTCGAGAAGGCCGACGGACTCCTCAACGCCGACCTGTACCAGGCGCTGGCGTACGCCACCGTGCTCGGTCTGCGCGAGGCGCACCTGGTGTACGCGGCCGGACGACAGCCCGTGCGCTTCCACGAGGTGCGGGGAACCGCGGCGGGGCCGGACGGACGGGGAGTGCGGATTCACCAGCACAGCCTCGATCTCTCTCGCGAACCGGAACAACTCCTCACAGCTTTCCGGGAGATCGCCGGACAACTGGCGACCGGAAGAAAGGAAGGGACCTGA
- a CDS encoding AAA family ATPase gives MEDGYEGAASYNQKRGLVDELHAFLTQMRIGDTVATIGDGSLHIGRITGDAVQTSSPGGLSNLRRTVAWMPQSHAYEELPEEVQQKLSVQHDVVDLTGVLDALDGLTGQTDPTTPAATGDTGEHPAVERPGQRELSLPHITEELAADLLVHDQAWLEEMRELLIDERQLVLYGPPGTGKTYLAMKLAEYFGGGPEQVKIVQFHPSYAYEDFFEGFRPVEDPETREVAFRLTAGPLRELADLALREGNRHIPHFLIIDEINRANLAKVFGELYFLLEYRTRSVRLTYSGDDFALPPNLFVIGTMNTADRSIALVDAAMRRRFAFVELSPRTEPTAGLLARWLKREGRDVEPARLLDALNTRIDDADFAIGPSYLMKPGVYRDGGLERTWRTKILPLLEEHHYGEGLDVTARYGLDSLREQHP, from the coding sequence GTGGAGGACGGGTACGAGGGGGCTGCCTCGTACAACCAGAAGCGGGGCCTCGTCGACGAACTGCACGCCTTCCTGACGCAGATGCGCATCGGCGACACCGTCGCCACCATCGGCGACGGATCGCTGCACATCGGGCGGATCACCGGGGATGCCGTACAGACCTCGTCGCCGGGCGGGTTGTCCAATCTGCGGAGGACCGTCGCCTGGATGCCGCAGAGCCATGCGTACGAGGAGTTGCCGGAGGAGGTCCAGCAGAAGCTGTCCGTCCAGCACGACGTCGTCGATCTGACCGGTGTACTGGACGCGCTCGACGGGCTCACAGGGCAGACGGACCCCACGACCCCGGCTGCGACCGGCGACACCGGCGAGCACCCCGCCGTGGAACGACCGGGGCAACGCGAGCTGTCGCTGCCGCACATCACCGAGGAACTCGCCGCCGACCTCCTCGTCCACGATCAGGCCTGGTTGGAGGAGATGCGCGAACTCCTCATCGATGAGCGGCAGTTGGTGCTCTACGGCCCACCGGGCACCGGTAAGACCTATCTGGCGATGAAACTCGCCGAGTACTTCGGTGGTGGTCCGGAGCAGGTCAAGATCGTGCAGTTCCATCCCTCGTACGCCTACGAGGACTTCTTCGAGGGGTTCCGGCCCGTGGAGGACCCCGAGACCAGGGAGGTGGCCTTCCGGCTGACGGCGGGCCCGCTCAGGGAGCTCGCCGATCTCGCCCTCCGAGAGGGCAACCGGCACATCCCGCACTTCCTGATCATCGACGAGATCAACCGTGCCAATCTGGCGAAGGTCTTCGGCGAGCTGTACTTCCTTCTGGAGTACCGGACGCGGTCGGTACGTCTCACCTACTCCGGAGACGACTTCGCGCTACCGCCCAACCTCTTCGTGATCGGCACGATGAACACCGCCGACCGGTCGATCGCCCTCGTCGACGCGGCGATGCGGCGCCGCTTCGCGTTCGTGGAGCTGTCCCCGCGCACCGAACCGACCGCCGGCCTGCTCGCGCGCTGGCTGAAGCGTGAGGGCCGGGACGTGGAGCCCGCCCGCCTTCTCGACGCTCTCAACACCCGTATCGACGACGCCGACTTCGCCATCGGGCCGTCGTACCTGATGAAGCCGGGCGTGTACCGCGACGGCGGCCTCGAACGGACCTGGCGCACGAAGATCCTGCCGCTGCTGGAGGAACACCACTACGGCGAGGGCCTCGACGTCACCGCACGCTACGGCCTCGACTCGCTGCGCGAGCAGCACCCGTGA
- a CDS encoding N-6 DNA methylase — MTDNAASSVGPLVTGAEIARLAGVTRAAVSNWRRRYDDFPAPAGGGANSPLYALAEVQEWLDRQRKGQEVSPEVELWQAMRAAYGEQMVAGLAQVAAALADRTGPELPDDVAARVRELARTGSPVDLVNGLTERFMDSARRAGSDQVTSERVVRAVCHFAPELPSDATVFDPACGIGVLLLSVASEAGILCRGQELDTDSARFAQLRADLLGRSGVRIVAGDSLRADEWQDLRADLVVCDPPAGVTEWGREELLLDSRWDLGTPSKAEGELAWLQHAYAHTVAGGQVLMVMPASVAYRKAGRRIRSELVRRGIVRQVVALPPGTATSHALPVHLWCLQRPESPGGADTQHTVRMVDLTDNSPDGDLEPRPDQVADVPLIELLDDTVDLTPGSHLRSRHRDYPGEYAALRKELEDQIRRLATLLPELATGGGPGSLDGATTSVADLARAGLVAYDGPEPVSASEQLDTDYLRGFLRSSANVRRSTSASGTYRFDGRGSRIPRMGIDEQRRYGSAFRALSAFEEGMRKVDELSRQLAEVARDGLATGALTPEG; from the coding sequence ATGACGGACAATGCCGCTTCATCGGTCGGCCCACTGGTCACCGGCGCCGAGATCGCCCGGCTGGCCGGAGTGACTCGGGCCGCTGTCTCCAACTGGCGTCGGCGCTACGACGACTTCCCCGCGCCGGCGGGAGGTGGCGCGAACAGTCCGCTCTACGCACTCGCGGAGGTCCAGGAATGGCTGGACAGGCAACGCAAAGGCCAGGAGGTGTCACCCGAGGTCGAGTTGTGGCAGGCCATGAGGGCCGCCTACGGGGAGCAGATGGTCGCGGGCCTGGCGCAGGTCGCCGCGGCGCTGGCCGACCGAACCGGACCGGAGCTGCCGGACGACGTCGCCGCCCGGGTACGCGAGCTCGCCCGAACCGGATCGCCCGTCGACCTCGTGAACGGACTGACCGAACGGTTCATGGACTCCGCTCGGCGCGCAGGGTCCGACCAGGTGACTTCCGAGCGTGTGGTGCGTGCCGTGTGCCACTTCGCTCCCGAGCTGCCGTCCGATGCCACGGTCTTCGATCCAGCCTGTGGAATCGGGGTGCTGCTCCTGTCCGTCGCTTCCGAAGCCGGGATTCTCTGCCGCGGCCAGGAGCTGGATACCGACAGCGCCCGCTTCGCGCAGCTCCGCGCCGATCTTCTGGGCCGATCGGGCGTGCGCATCGTGGCTGGTGATTCCCTGCGCGCGGATGAATGGCAGGACCTCAGGGCAGATTTGGTCGTCTGCGACCCTCCGGCCGGCGTGACCGAGTGGGGGCGGGAGGAACTGCTGCTCGACTCCCGCTGGGACCTCGGCACCCCGTCCAAGGCCGAAGGTGAGCTCGCGTGGCTCCAGCACGCCTACGCCCACACCGTGGCCGGCGGCCAGGTCCTCATGGTCATGCCGGCTTCGGTCGCCTACCGCAAGGCAGGTCGCCGCATCCGATCGGAACTCGTACGCCGGGGCATCGTGCGCCAAGTGGTCGCCCTGCCACCAGGTACGGCGACCTCGCACGCCCTTCCTGTCCATCTGTGGTGTCTGCAGCGTCCCGAGAGTCCGGGAGGGGCGGACACGCAGCACACCGTGCGCATGGTCGACCTGACGGACAACAGCCCCGACGGGGACCTGGAACCACGCCCCGACCAGGTTGCCGACGTACCACTGATCGAACTCCTCGACGACACCGTCGACCTGACACCCGGGAGCCATCTCCGTTCCCGGCATCGCGACTACCCTGGTGAGTACGCCGCTTTGCGCAAGGAACTGGAGGACCAGATCCGTCGACTCGCCACCCTTCTGCCCGAGCTGGCGACGGGCGGCGGGCCGGGGTCACTGGACGGTGCCACCACCAGCGTCGCGGATCTCGCCCGCGCCGGGCTCGTGGCGTACGACGGTCCCGAGCCGGTCTCGGCGAGCGAGCAGCTCGACACGGACTATCTGCGGGGCTTCCTACGCAGCTCCGCCAACGTCCGCAGATCAACGAGCGCGAGCGGGACCTACCGCTTTGACGGCAGGGGCTCACGCATCCCCCGTATGGGCATCGACGAGCAGCGTCGGTACGGCTCTGCCTTCCGGGCCCTGTCCGCGTTCGAGGAGGGAATGCGCAAGGTCGACGAGCTGAGTCGGCAGCTCGCCGAGGTCGCCCGTGACGGACTCGCAACGGGCGCCCTGACGCCGGAGGGATGA
- a CDS encoding TIGR04141 family sporadically distributed protein, with product MASNTAVRTVYRLSGVAPTTEAMLYALDLELLDRLGADPHLPEALGVPAVYITCGMEHTEAPWCEPMSRSTGITVSESVRRTAAVLLLAVDDTVYAIGCDQGYRLIPDHLKDKRFGLSFAIRQMDPSLIRGAVSRSLGQARTDISLVPGGAPVPLLGIRDHSRIVRSLGGYLDDLPLTRSRYSRGKAVSAQGGCGLRIALGVEPEALLSDLRTITRICREDIPNQELEFVDHIVPVSAPTTLDALDEALDDRLGRPADGSISVCVPSEHHMAYAEATTYMTQINSSNGALRSDDFDLGYVLTRARLAQPGQRLKALREGTVTLARDRRAGAADTLAVTSALTWLETGVSLGPRRFFLMDGEWYEAGAAYVEECRAAVRGAVLTFTLRRPSLLGGR from the coding sequence TTGGCATCGAACACCGCAGTACGCACCGTTTACCGGCTGTCCGGCGTCGCCCCCACCACGGAAGCCATGCTGTACGCCCTTGACCTCGAACTACTGGACAGACTCGGCGCCGATCCGCATTTACCGGAGGCGCTCGGGGTCCCGGCCGTGTACATCACCTGCGGGATGGAGCACACCGAGGCCCCTTGGTGCGAACCCATGTCGCGCAGCACCGGCATCACGGTCAGCGAGAGTGTCCGGCGCACCGCTGCCGTGCTTCTGCTCGCCGTCGACGACACGGTGTACGCCATCGGCTGCGACCAGGGGTACCGGCTGATCCCCGACCATCTCAAGGACAAGCGCTTCGGTCTCTCGTTCGCCATCCGACAGATGGACCCGAGCCTGATCCGCGGAGCCGTATCGAGGTCTCTCGGGCAGGCACGCACCGACATCTCCTTGGTTCCGGGCGGCGCCCCGGTCCCGCTGCTGGGCATCCGTGACCACTCGCGCATCGTGCGCAGCCTGGGCGGATACCTCGACGACCTGCCGCTCACCCGGTCGCGCTACTCGCGCGGAAAGGCCGTGAGTGCCCAGGGCGGGTGCGGACTGCGGATCGCCCTCGGAGTCGAGCCCGAGGCCTTGCTCTCCGACCTGCGGACCATCACCAGAATCTGCCGCGAGGACATCCCGAACCAGGAGCTGGAGTTCGTCGACCACATCGTCCCGGTCAGCGCTCCGACGACCCTCGACGCGCTCGACGAGGCCCTGGACGACCGTCTCGGCCGACCCGCCGACGGAAGTATCTCCGTCTGTGTCCCCTCCGAACATCACATGGCGTACGCGGAGGCCACCACGTACATGACGCAGATCAACAGCAGCAACGGTGCCCTGCGCTCCGACGACTTCGACCTCGGATACGTACTCACTCGGGCCCGCCTCGCACAGCCTGGGCAACGCCTCAAGGCGCTGCGCGAGGGAACCGTGACCCTTGCCAGGGATCGTCGGGCGGGGGCCGCCGACACTCTCGCCGTCACCAGCGCGCTGACGTGGCTGGAGACCGGCGTCTCGCTCGGCCCCAGACGGTTCTTCCTGATGGACGGCGAGTGGTACGAGGCAGGGGCCGCCTATGTCGAAGAGTGCCGGGCCGCCGTACGGGGCGCTGTTCTCACCTTCACCCTCCGTCGCCCTTCCCTCCTGGGCGGACGGTGA